A window from Hypomesus transpacificus isolate Combined female chromosome 26, fHypTra1, whole genome shotgun sequence encodes these proteins:
- the guk1b gene encoding guanylate kinase 1b, giving the protein MSGPRPVVLSGPSGAGKSTLLKKLLKDYEGVFGFSVSHTTRNPRPGEEDGKDYHFTTREAMQEGIDKGDFIENAEFSGNMYGTSKSSVEDVRAKNLICILDVDIQGVRNIKQTDLDPIYVSIQPPSMEILEKRLRDRQTETEESLQKRLEAARIDMEESNEPGVFDLVIVNDDLDEAYEKLKNVLLEEIQKVQEANKS; this is encoded by the exons ATGTCAGGACCGAGGCCTGTGGTTTTGAGTGGCCCTTCTGGGGCAGGTAAAAGTACCCTGCTGAAGAAGCTGCTGAAGGATTATGAAGGAGTCTTTGGCTTCAGTGTGTcac ATACAACAAGAAATCCCCGTCCAGGGGAGGAAGATGGCAAAG ACTATCACTTCACAACCCGGGAGGCTATGCAAGAAGGTATTGACAAAGGGGATTTCATTGAGAATGCGGAATTTTCGGGAAACATGTATGGAACGAG TAAGTCTTCAGTAGAAGATGTACGGGCAAAGAACCTGATATGTATCCTAGATGTGGACATCCAGGGTGTCAGGAATATCAAGCAAACTGATCTGGATCCCATCTACGTTTCTATTCAGCCTCCCTCCATGGAAATCCTG GAGAAGCGTTTgcgggacagacagacagagacggaggagaGTTTACAGAAGAGGCTGGAGGCAGCAAGGATTGACATGGAAGAAA GCAATGAACCAGGAGTCTTTGACCTTGTCATTGTAAACGATGACTTGGATGAGGCCTATGAGAAGTTGAAAAATGTCCTCCTTGAG GAAATACAGAAAGTCCAGGAAGCCAACAAATCATAA